Proteins encoded within one genomic window of Paraglaciecola psychrophila 170:
- a CDS encoding DUF349 domain-containing protein: MIFKHIFRSKHQNPDPQVRIQAIENLNKQDPKHKTVLHELAFNDSDVGVSLAALDKLDSFVLWYKMSEIATNDRVQKKSQQFVENILLDGQNEVLTEQEKRKFIVEIRDIRLIEKLLTQQWIQQDTELAMSLLQKADKSQLQEKLLFETQNESLQTSILYTFTDGAQSRKLLNKIQKKTASSVLKELANKTLQGWLMAEQEPIEVEQQVKMVLSRILALKDRGDLLLIQQQLTELTHQYTLLAARFDCLPELKRAEIGQKYAEICSRVERNIEVLKPRWQAEQDGLALNQRMLTLSVEIEQSLAALSIQLTSRISEISQSEVDDFVRKLNQHIEQLQGLTNQLPAKNQVDHRRLEQLNNQLLSSLNTLTNLPQFQQAIKLGMDLLEKFTGLELPNDASQIEAAEAYLREQRQEWRNTVANYQAHMPVNLSQQWNERFKLWQQAIKALKSQLDGEVSRCRNKLRAVENLINQGKFKVAMVMYQKVQNWFTVLPEKQQGQLERTFITVKEQIENLKDWQDYIAAPRKPALLNEMEALIAYPLEVDAQSTAIKSFRYQWNSLGKTDTESDQALNKAFEIAIEKAFAPCREFYDKQQQQREQNMLAKQQILAEIKALDETDGSVAELTKSLRSVQQKWKNIGEVDFKQRNDLYDNYQQLLNPLRGKVSAFYQNNAEQKQALLTKAEKLLELESVNEAIEQAKKLQQTWKAIEHAGKKAEAELWPAFRKINDSIFAKKAEANQLEKSQLKEQMVIVKEHVTQLETLLGTASDKASVQSALQDKQTAIDAIAVLPIPERRVLEQRVQTLVVQQQLKLSELVKSAKGQAYQDLFSALKMWQTDSEIPDGVATLSKQWQQCFRELTENTDRPDLTIKMEIVAQQDSPKQDAEKRQSIQLQLMAQKLQSGDSLDLTSLLKDWIKVGCLSNSDIKLLKRIEPLFMG; encoded by the coding sequence ATGATCTTTAAGCACATTTTTCGTTCCAAACATCAAAATCCCGACCCTCAGGTACGTATTCAAGCAATAGAAAATCTGAATAAGCAAGACCCGAAACACAAAACAGTGTTGCACGAATTGGCTTTTAACGACTCCGATGTCGGCGTTAGCCTAGCGGCTTTAGATAAACTCGATAGTTTTGTACTTTGGTACAAAATGTCAGAAATTGCCACAAACGATAGAGTCCAGAAAAAATCCCAACAATTTGTTGAAAACATCTTGTTAGATGGCCAAAATGAAGTTTTAACAGAACAAGAAAAAAGAAAATTTATTGTTGAAATTCGCGACATACGTTTAATTGAAAAGCTACTTACGCAGCAATGGATTCAACAAGATACTGAACTTGCTATGAGCTTACTGCAAAAAGCAGACAAGTCACAGTTGCAAGAAAAGTTATTGTTTGAAACTCAAAATGAAAGCCTACAAACGTCAATTTTATACACCTTTACCGACGGTGCCCAGTCTAGAAAGTTACTCAACAAGATACAGAAAAAGACAGCTTCAAGCGTCTTAAAAGAGCTAGCCAATAAAACACTCCAAGGCTGGTTGATGGCTGAACAAGAGCCGATTGAGGTTGAACAACAAGTGAAAATGGTGTTGTCTCGTATACTTGCTTTGAAAGACCGCGGCGATTTATTACTCATTCAACAGCAGCTAACAGAGCTTACCCATCAGTACACCCTACTTGCAGCACGTTTTGATTGTTTGCCTGAGCTTAAACGGGCCGAAATTGGACAAAAATACGCTGAAATATGCTCGCGGGTTGAACGCAACATTGAAGTATTAAAACCGCGGTGGCAAGCAGAGCAGGACGGGTTAGCCTTAAATCAAAGAATGCTTACATTGTCGGTTGAGATTGAGCAAAGTTTGGCAGCACTGTCTATACAACTGACCAGTCGGATCAGTGAAATTAGTCAATCTGAAGTAGACGATTTTGTACGAAAATTGAATCAACACATTGAGCAATTACAAGGACTGACTAACCAGTTACCTGCCAAGAATCAAGTTGACCATCGACGTTTAGAACAACTCAATAATCAATTGTTGTCAAGTTTAAATACATTAACGAATCTACCGCAGTTTCAACAAGCAATTAAGTTGGGCATGGACTTGTTAGAAAAGTTTACTGGCCTAGAATTACCCAACGATGCCAGCCAAATCGAAGCTGCTGAAGCATACCTCAGAGAACAAAGACAAGAATGGCGTAATACAGTTGCTAATTATCAGGCACATATGCCTGTTAACTTATCACAGCAGTGGAATGAACGTTTCAAACTTTGGCAACAGGCAATAAAAGCCTTAAAAAGCCAACTGGATGGTGAAGTTTCTCGTTGCAGAAATAAACTAAGAGCCGTCGAAAACTTGATTAACCAGGGTAAGTTTAAAGTGGCAATGGTGATGTACCAAAAAGTACAAAACTGGTTCACGGTTTTACCTGAGAAACAACAAGGGCAACTTGAACGCACCTTCATTACCGTCAAAGAGCAAATTGAAAACTTAAAGGATTGGCAGGACTATATTGCTGCTCCACGTAAACCTGCGCTGTTAAATGAAATGGAAGCTTTAATTGCGTATCCCTTAGAGGTTGACGCTCAGTCTACAGCCATTAAGTCCTTTCGATATCAATGGAATAGCTTAGGTAAAACAGATACTGAGTCTGACCAAGCTTTAAATAAAGCCTTTGAAATCGCGATTGAAAAAGCCTTTGCACCATGCCGTGAATTTTATGATAAGCAGCAACAGCAGCGTGAACAAAATATGTTGGCAAAACAACAAATTTTGGCTGAGATTAAAGCCTTAGATGAGACAGATGGCAGTGTTGCCGAACTGACAAAAAGCTTAAGAAGTGTGCAACAGAAATGGAAAAACATTGGTGAGGTGGACTTTAAGCAGCGCAATGATTTGTACGACAATTATCAACAGCTACTTAATCCACTCAGGGGTAAGGTGTCAGCGTTCTATCAAAACAACGCCGAACAAAAACAAGCATTGTTAACAAAAGCTGAAAAGCTGTTAGAGCTTGAGTCGGTGAATGAAGCGATAGAACAAGCGAAGAAATTACAACAAACTTGGAAAGCTATCGAGCATGCAGGTAAAAAAGCAGAAGCTGAATTATGGCCTGCTTTTAGAAAGATTAATGACAGTATATTTGCCAAAAAAGCGGAAGCAAATCAACTTGAAAAATCACAACTTAAAGAGCAAATGGTAATAGTTAAAGAGCATGTTACACAGCTTGAAACTTTGCTCGGTACTGCAAGTGATAAGGCCAGCGTGCAAAGTGCTTTGCAAGATAAACAAACTGCCATTGATGCGATAGCCGTTTTGCCGATACCTGAGCGCCGAGTATTAGAGCAGCGTGTGCAAACACTTGTTGTACAGCAACAGTTAAAATTATCTGAGCTGGTTAAATCTGCAAAAGGTCAAGCGTATCAAGATTTGTTTAGTGCATTAAAAATGTGGCAAACGGATAGTGAAATACCAGATGGTGTGGCGACCTTAAGCAAGCAGTGGCAACAATGTTTTCGTGAACTGACTGAGAATACAGACAGACCTGATTTAACCATAAAGATGGAAATAGTGGCACAACAGGACTCACCTAAACAAGACGCAGAGAAACGTCAATCTATTCAACTGCAATTGATGGCACAGAAATTACAATCCGGAGATAGTCTAGATTTGACGTCGTTACTGAAAGATTGGATTAAAGTAGGCTGCTTAAGTAACAGTGATATTAAGTTACTTAAGAGAATTGAACCGTTGTTTATGGGTTGA